Part of the bacterium genome is shown below.
TAAGGGGTGGACCTGGTGGGCGGGTCCAATGGCCAGACAGCAGTAATCCTGGCGATTTCACCTGCCTTAATGAGATCTCCACGGTTCTCATTGTGCACACCGAGCAGGATATCCTCAGGGCCCTGTGGCGGATCTACCGTTTTTCTGTTATGGAGCAGTCCTACTCCGGATACCGTTCACTGACCGAGACTCTCCAGGGGAGGGGTAATGCATCGGTCTTTATGCTTTTCGATCTGATCCTGGAGGAAACCCTGTCCAAGGACCCTGACGATAGTGCTCCGGCTGTTACCTATGAGACCATATGGGAGTATTTGCAGGAGGGAGCCACCCAGGAAGAACAGGCCGATTATGCTCGGCTGGCAGGGGAGCTTGTACCGGGCAAGGCCAGCGTTGATATGCGCCGGTTCCTCGCCTCTGTGGCAGCACGCCAGGAGATCGAGGACTTAACGCGATCGGCGCTGTTGGCGCCGTATATCGGCTAGCACGCAGCACACAGTTGAAATCCCAACCTAAGATCTTGACAGCCTAAACAGGTTTTATAATTCTTTTCCTGCATCCTGCCTGTCCCGAGCCCAGTCGAGGGGCGTTCTGCTTCACTTGCACTGCTTAACCATTAGTGCTTTGAGTTGAACTGAGGCTTTCGGTCCCCATGACCCTGCCTTGTAGATATGCAGCAGGTGTTTCGGGTCCTTGCAGGCTTCGCACTCCTTCAGGACCGGTTCGATAAACCCCCACGCCAGATCGATCCCGTCCTGTCTCCAGAACAGCATCTGATCACCATGCATGCAGTCCAGGATAGCCTTTTCGTAAGCCTTGAGCTTGGGCCCTGCATATCCTTCCTCGAAATCAAAGTCCATCTTCACTGTGCGAAGACAGGTTTCGGCCCCCGGGCTTTTAGTCTGGAAAGAAATAGTGATGTGCTCCCTGGGCTGGATCCCCATGGTCAGTACGTTGGCTGTGATGTATTTCCCCAGCACGTCGCGGAACATGGAGACAGGAACCTCCCTGAACTTGATGACGATCTCGGTGAGTTTCGCACCCAGTCGTTTTCCGCTTGTGAGAAAGAAGGGGACGCCCTGCCATCGCCAGGTGTCGAGATATACCTGCATCATTCCGTAGGTGGGAACATTGGATTTGCCGTTAACCCCCTCTTCGGACCGGTACCCCTTGACATGTTTGCCGTCCACGGTGCCGGGCCCGTACTGTCCCAGGACCAGGTTCTCGAAGAGGTTGCGGGTGGGGAAGGGCCGCAGGCTCTGGAATACCTTGACCTTCTCGTTGTGGACGGCGTCGGATTCAAAGCTTGTGGGCGGTTCCATGGCGGTAAGAGCAAGGAGCTGCAGCATGTGGTTCTGAAACATGTCCCGCAAAACGCCTGATTTTTCGTAGTAACCGGCCCGTTTTTCCACCCCGAGGGTTTCCGATGCGATGATGTCAATATGCTCGATATAGTTCCTGTTCCACATGGGTTCGAAAATGGCGTTGGCGAACCGGAAGATAAGGATGTTCTGAACCGTTTCCTTGGCCAGGTAATGATCGATGCGATAGACCTGGCTCTCGGAAAAACTCTGGTGGACGATCTTGTCCAGTTGCGCCGCCGAGGCGCGATCGCTACCGTAAGGCTTCTCCACCACGATACGGGTCCAGCCGTTGCCGCCCTCATGTTCTGCGGCGAGGCCGCTCTCTCCAAGCAATTGGGCAGTGGTCCCGTAAAGGAACATAGGGAGAGCGAGGTAGAAGATGCGGTTGCCATCGGTGCCGCTTGTGCTATCCAGTTTTCGGAGCTGTACCGCCAGTTCCCTGTAGGAATCGGCTGAATCATACTGGACGGCGCGATAGTGCAGCCGGTCCTTGAATTTATTCCAAAGGCTCTGGTCTGTGTCATCCTCCATGACAGATTTTTCCATGCTGGAACGGAATTCTTCGTCGGTCATGGCTGTCCGGCTGCAGCCCACCACCTGGAACCGCTCCGGCAGGCCGCCCTT
Proteins encoded:
- a CDS encoding DUF1722 domain-containing protein; amino-acid sequence: MKIHLVHPKFLSDELITQEHDFLHKLYDSLGTDEPMEHPDAFRYNARRGQLFARHRRLMEEMLLRTISHTTLIDRRDIDPDHWGAPDVTPEDVMKEVEELRGGPGGRVQWPDSSNPGDFTCLNEISTVLIVHTEQDILRALWRIYRFSVMEQSYSGYRSLTETLQGRGNASVFMLFDLILEETLSKDPDDSAPAVTYETIWEYLQEGATQEEQADYARLAGELVPGKASVDMRRFLASVAARQEIEDLTRSALLAPYIG
- the zwf gene encoding glucose-6-phosphate dehydrogenase produces the protein MDDKKPDTDTELSAVVEGHTTADPPSGGCLLQPPSDPCTLVIIGASGDLTSRKLIPALYHLFGKGGLPERFQVVGCSRTAMTDEEFRSSMEKSVMEDDTDQSLWNKFKDRLHYRAVQYDSADSYRELAVQLRKLDSTSGTDGNRIFYLALPMFLYGTTAQLLGESGLAAEHEGGNGWTRIVVEKPYGSDRASAAQLDKIVHQSFSESQVYRIDHYLAKETVQNILIFRFANAIFEPMWNRNYIEHIDIIASETLGVEKRAGYYEKSGVLRDMFQNHMLQLLALTAMEPPTSFESDAVHNEKVKVFQSLRPFPTRNLFENLVLGQYGPGTVDGKHVKGYRSEEGVNGKSNVPTYGMMQVYLDTWRWQGVPFFLTSGKRLGAKLTEIVIKFREVPVSMFRDVLGKYITANVLTMGIQPREHITISFQTKSPGAETCLRTVKMDFDFEEGYAGPKLKAYEKAILDCMHGDQMLFWRQDGIDLAWGFIEPVLKECEACKDPKHLLHIYKAGSWGPKASVQLKALMVKQCK